The Agromyces atrinae genome window below encodes:
- a CDS encoding tetratricopeptide repeat protein: protein MTNVPPTGLRGAVDLSSLVNRPAAPAPGAAPAAAAGGAPIDVVVAVDDSSFGDILELSRTVPVVVDLWSARSEASTVLSELLERVLREYAGALVLARVEAETNPQLAQAFQVQAVPTVAAVVAGQPVQLFQGNVPEEDVRAVFDQLLQLAAQNGVTGRLPVDGAEPAAAPEPEPLPPLHQEAYDAIEAGDYARAVTAYKTAIAQNPADRDAVAGLAQVSLLHRLQGKTLDEIRSRAAASPDELDAQLDVADLDLSGGHIDDAFDRLLTFFVKLDPAGRTVVRERIVEYFEIVGADDPRVVAARRRLTNLLY, encoded by the coding sequence ATGACCAACGTCCCCCCGACCGGCCTCCGCGGTGCAGTCGACCTCTCTTCGCTCGTGAACCGGCCCGCGGCACCCGCGCCCGGTGCCGCCCCCGCGGCGGCGGCTGGCGGAGCGCCGATCGACGTCGTGGTCGCCGTGGATGACTCGAGCTTCGGCGACATCCTCGAGCTGTCCCGCACCGTGCCCGTCGTCGTCGACCTGTGGTCGGCGCGGTCCGAGGCCAGCACGGTTTTGAGCGAACTGCTCGAGCGCGTGCTCCGCGAGTACGCGGGTGCGCTCGTGCTCGCCCGGGTCGAGGCCGAGACGAACCCGCAGCTCGCTCAGGCGTTCCAGGTGCAGGCCGTGCCGACGGTCGCCGCGGTCGTCGCGGGTCAGCCGGTGCAGCTCTTCCAGGGCAACGTGCCCGAGGAGGACGTGCGCGCGGTCTTCGACCAGCTGCTGCAGCTCGCCGCTCAGAACGGCGTGACCGGTCGACTTCCCGTCGACGGCGCCGAGCCCGCTGCAGCGCCCGAACCCGAGCCGCTGCCGCCCCTCCACCAGGAGGCGTACGACGCCATCGAGGCGGGCGACTACGCCCGCGCCGTCACCGCCTACAAGACGGCGATCGCGCAGAACCCCGCCGACCGTGACGCCGTCGCAGGCCTCGCTCAGGTGAGCCTGCTGCACCGGCTGCAGGGCAAGACCCTCGACGAGATCCGCAGCCGGGCAGCGGCGTCGCCCGACGAACTCGATGCGCAGCTCGACGTCGCCGATCTCGATCTGTCGGGCGGACACATCGACGACGCGTTCGACCGTCTGCTGACCTTCTTCGTGAAGCTCGACCCCGCCGGTCGCACGGTCGTGCGCGAACGCATCGTCGAGTACTTCGAGATCGTCGGAGCCGACGACCCCCGCGTCGTCGCTGCGCGCCGACGGCTCACGAACCTGCTCTACTGA
- the glgP gene encoding alpha-glucan family phosphorylase, translating to MKAIRKFTVRAVVPEPLAALEDLAANLRWSWHEPTRRLFEHIDATLWNDVGHDPVALLGEVHQDRLSALAADESFIAWTTRERDALAAYLSEPRWFQHLEGQKPRGIAYFSPEFGIAAALPQYSGGLGILAGDHLKSASDLGVPLTGVGLFYRSGYFTQAISPDGWQLESYPLLDPDGLPLSVLRHPDGSAVHVTLALPDDRELHARVWQAAVGRVTLLLLDTDIPENEDDLRSVTDRLYGGGGEHRLLQELLLGIGGVRAVDQWVEVTGAPSPDVFHTNEGHAGFLGLERISGLIGEGLSFDEALQIVRAGTVFTTHTPVPAGIDRFDRALIERYFATDLLPGVEPADVLTLGVEPGGDANVFNMAYMGLRIGQHANGVSKLHGEVSRRMFGALWPGFDSEEVPIGSITNGVHAPTWTDPALLELAESRLGTSDTTSADWHSDAISDGELWSVKLRMREQLVDDARRRLRDSWIGQHEGGTPPVWMDELLDPNVLTIGFARRVPTYKRLTLMLQDPERLAALLTHPERPIQIIIAGKSHPADDEGKRLIQRLVQFTQDPAVRRRIVFLPDYDIGMAQLLYPGCDVWLNNPLRPLEACGTSGMKAALNGALNLSILDGWWAEYFDGENGWAIPTADAAGDDAERDRLEAAALYDLLEHRIAPLYYERDEPTGASAGWMRLVRHTLATLSPELSADRMVRDYVEHLYRPASEYAAKMADAGFRAARDLAAWKQRVVGAWPGVQVVHVESGGVAAVPYVGEELHLRAHVELAGLDPADVTVEVVYGRSRSTDELVDVRRGELTAHGDPGEGARLYTGTVPLDRAGSFGYTVRVVPRNRLLVSPAELGLQTIAS from the coding sequence GTGAAGGCCATCCGTAAGTTCACCGTCCGTGCCGTCGTGCCGGAACCGCTTGCTGCACTCGAAGATCTCGCTGCGAATCTGCGGTGGTCGTGGCACGAACCGACCCGCCGTCTCTTCGAGCACATCGACGCGACGCTCTGGAACGACGTCGGCCACGACCCCGTCGCCCTCCTCGGCGAAGTGCACCAGGATCGGCTCTCGGCGCTCGCCGCCGACGAGTCGTTCATCGCGTGGACGACGCGTGAGCGCGACGCGCTCGCCGCCTACCTCTCCGAGCCGCGCTGGTTCCAGCACCTCGAGGGGCAGAAGCCGCGCGGTATCGCGTACTTCTCGCCCGAGTTCGGCATCGCCGCGGCCCTGCCGCAGTACTCCGGCGGACTCGGAATCCTCGCCGGCGACCACCTGAAGAGCGCATCCGACCTCGGGGTCCCGCTCACGGGTGTCGGCCTGTTCTACCGGTCGGGCTACTTCACCCAGGCGATCTCGCCCGACGGATGGCAGCTCGAGAGCTACCCGCTGCTCGACCCCGACGGCCTCCCGCTCTCGGTCCTTCGCCACCCCGACGGCTCGGCGGTGCACGTCACCCTCGCGCTGCCCGACGACCGCGAACTGCACGCACGGGTCTGGCAGGCCGCCGTCGGCCGCGTGACGCTGCTGCTGCTCGACACCGACATCCCCGAGAACGAGGACGACCTGCGGAGCGTCACCGACCGCCTCTACGGCGGCGGCGGCGAGCACCGACTGCTGCAGGAGCTCCTGCTCGGCATCGGCGGCGTGCGTGCCGTCGACCAGTGGGTCGAGGTCACGGGCGCACCGTCGCCCGACGTGTTCCACACCAACGAGGGTCACGCGGGCTTCCTCGGCCTCGAGCGCATCTCCGGCCTCATCGGCGAGGGCCTCTCCTTCGACGAGGCGCTGCAGATCGTGCGCGCCGGAACCGTCTTCACGACCCACACTCCCGTGCCCGCCGGCATCGACCGCTTCGACCGTGCACTCATCGAGCGCTACTTCGCGACCGACCTGCTCCCCGGCGTCGAGCCCGCCGACGTGCTCACCCTCGGGGTCGAACCGGGCGGAGACGCGAACGTCTTCAACATGGCGTACATGGGCCTCCGCATCGGTCAGCACGCCAACGGCGTCTCGAAGCTCCACGGCGAGGTCAGCCGTCGCATGTTCGGCGCGTTGTGGCCGGGCTTCGACTCCGAAGAGGTACCGATCGGATCGATCACGAACGGCGTGCACGCACCGACGTGGACCGACCCGGCTCTCCTCGAACTCGCCGAGTCCCGCCTGGGCACGAGCGACACGACGAGCGCCGACTGGCACTCCGACGCGATCAGCGACGGCGAACTCTGGTCGGTCAAGCTCCGCATGCGCGAGCAGCTCGTCGACGACGCCCGTCGGCGTCTGCGCGACTCATGGATCGGCCAGCACGAGGGAGGCACCCCTCCCGTATGGATGGACGAGCTGCTCGACCCGAACGTCCTGACGATCGGCTTCGCGCGCCGCGTTCCGACGTACAAGCGACTGACGCTCATGCTGCAGGACCCCGAGCGCCTCGCCGCCCTCCTGACCCACCCCGAGCGGCCCATCCAGATCATCATCGCCGGCAAGTCCCACCCGGCCGACGATGAGGGGAAGCGACTCATCCAGCGGCTTGTGCAGTTCACCCAGGACCCGGCCGTGCGTCGCCGCATCGTCTTCCTCCCCGACTACGACATCGGTATGGCGCAGCTCCTCTATCCGGGCTGCGACGTCTGGCTCAACAACCCGCTGCGCCCGCTCGAGGCGTGCGGCACGTCGGGCATGAAGGCCGCGCTCAACGGAGCGCTCAACCTCTCGATCCTCGATGGCTGGTGGGCCGAGTACTTCGACGGCGAGAACGGTTGGGCCATCCCGACGGCCGACGCCGCGGGCGACGACGCCGAGCGCGACCGGCTCGAGGCCGCCGCGCTCTACGACCTGCTCGAGCACCGCATCGCGCCGCTGTACTACGAGCGCGACGAGCCCACGGGCGCGTCGGCCGGCTGGATGCGACTCGTCCGCCACACGCTCGCGACCCTCTCGCCCGAGCTCAGCGCCGACCGCATGGTGCGCGACTACGTCGAGCACCTCTACCGGCCGGCGTCCGAGTACGCCGCGAAGATGGCGGATGCCGGTTTCCGGGCCGCTCGCGACCTCGCGGCCTGGAAGCAGCGCGTCGTCGGAGCCTGGCCGGGCGTGCAGGTCGTGCACGTCGAGTCGGGCGGCGTCGCTGCCGTGCCCTACGTCGGCGAAGAGCTGCACTTGCGCGCGCACGTCGAACTCGCGGGGCTCGACCCGGCCGACGTGACCGTCGAGGTCGTCTACGGTCGGTCGCGATCGACCGACGAGCTCGTCGACGTGCGCCGGGGCGAGCTCACGGCGCACGGCGATCCGGGAGAGGGAGCGCGCCTGTACACGGGCACCGTCCCCCTCGATCGCGCGGGGTCGTTCGGCTACACCGTTCGTGTCGTGCCGCGCAACCGTCTGCTCGTGAGCCCGGCCGAACTCGGCCTCCAGACCATCGCGAGCTGA
- a CDS encoding maltotransferase domain-containing protein has translation MSSAIEDRAQGPLAGRIPVLRVTPAAPDPRWRPSAFAGEVVPFGATVFREGHDRVGAMLVLTSPTGVTTEHRLVSTAPGLDRWETRVALHEQGVWSFVVRGFGDEYATWVHDAGIKIAAGIDVELMFEAGARLLERAHGQKVRPAAAKRRLSRAVKLLRDETAGLDKRLTVLGDPVLRDEFSVRPLATLVSESAVNEILVERARAGVGSWYEFFPRSEGAVRRDDGSWQSGTFRTASARLDAVAAMGFDVVYLPPIHPIGRSFRKGPNNTLDAGPDDPGSPWAIGSADGGHDAVHPDLGTLDDFRAFVARAAALDLEIALDLALQASPDHPWVTEHPEWFTALPDGSIAYAENPPKKYQDIYPINFDNDPEGLYAEVLRIVRHWIATGVKIFRVDNPHTKPLAFWERLIAEVLSVDPDIVFLAEAFTRPAMLQALATVGFQQSYTYFTWRNTKEELEEFLGSLATETADFLRPNLFVNTPDILTEYLQFGGPAAFTVRATIAATAAPTWGVYSGFELFESVARPGAEEAIDNEKYEYKPRDFAAAEASGDSLALYLGILNEARRAHPALGQLRNIHFHRTDDEAVIAYSKHLDAEFTGTGEADTVIVIANVDPHSVRETTVHLDLDELGIEPGARFTVHDLVTGHSWEWGASNYVRLDAFTHPAHVLHVSQRKVATHD, from the coding sequence GTGAGTTCCGCCATCGAAGACCGCGCTCAGGGGCCGCTCGCCGGCCGAATCCCCGTCCTGCGGGTCACACCCGCAGCACCCGATCCCCGATGGAGGCCGTCCGCATTCGCGGGAGAGGTCGTCCCGTTCGGTGCGACCGTGTTCCGCGAGGGTCATGACCGCGTCGGCGCGATGCTCGTGCTGACGTCGCCGACGGGCGTGACGACCGAGCACCGGCTCGTCTCGACGGCCCCCGGCCTCGACCGCTGGGAGACCCGCGTCGCCCTCCACGAGCAGGGCGTGTGGTCGTTCGTCGTCCGCGGATTCGGTGACGAGTACGCGACCTGGGTGCACGACGCGGGCATCAAGATCGCCGCGGGGATCGACGTCGAGCTCATGTTCGAGGCGGGCGCGCGCCTCCTCGAGCGCGCTCACGGCCAGAAGGTGCGACCCGCGGCCGCCAAGCGTCGCCTCAGCCGAGCCGTCAAGCTCCTCCGCGACGAGACCGCCGGTCTCGACAAGCGTCTGACCGTGCTCGGCGACCCCGTGCTGCGCGACGAGTTCAGCGTCCGCCCCCTCGCGACCCTCGTGAGCGAGAGCGCCGTCAACGAGATCCTCGTCGAGCGCGCCCGCGCCGGAGTCGGCTCGTGGTACGAGTTCTTCCCCCGCTCGGAGGGTGCCGTGCGCCGCGACGACGGCAGCTGGCAGTCGGGCACGTTCCGCACGGCCTCGGCTCGACTCGACGCCGTCGCCGCGATGGGCTTCGACGTCGTCTACCTCCCGCCGATCCATCCCATCGGGCGCTCGTTCCGGAAGGGTCCGAACAACACCCTGGATGCCGGCCCGGACGATCCCGGTTCGCCGTGGGCCATCGGTTCGGCCGACGGCGGCCACGACGCCGTGCACCCCGATCTCGGAACCCTCGACGACTTCCGTGCGTTCGTCGCGCGTGCCGCCGCACTCGACCTCGAGATCGCCCTCGACCTCGCGCTCCAGGCCTCGCCCGACCACCCGTGGGTGACCGAGCACCCGGAGTGGTTCACGGCCCTCCCCGACGGATCGATCGCGTACGCCGAGAACCCGCCGAAGAAGTACCAGGACATCTACCCGATCAACTTCGACAACGACCCCGAGGGCCTCTACGCCGAAGTGCTCCGCATCGTCCGGCACTGGATCGCGACGGGCGTGAAGATCTTCCGCGTCGACAACCCGCACACGAAGCCTCTCGCCTTCTGGGAGCGGCTCATCGCCGAGGTGCTCTCGGTCGACCCCGACATCGTGTTCCTCGCCGAGGCGTTCACGCGCCCCGCGATGCTGCAGGCGCTCGCGACCGTGGGCTTCCAGCAGTCGTACACCTACTTCACGTGGCGGAACACGAAGGAGGAGCTCGAGGAGTTCCTCGGCTCGCTCGCGACCGAGACGGCCGACTTCCTGCGCCCGAACCTCTTCGTGAACACCCCCGACATCCTCACCGAGTACCTCCAGTTCGGCGGGCCCGCCGCATTCACGGTGCGCGCGACGATCGCCGCGACCGCGGCGCCGACGTGGGGCGTCTACTCCGGCTTTGAGCTCTTCGAGTCGGTCGCCCGCCCGGGCGCCGAAGAGGCCATCGACAACGAGAAGTACGAGTACAAGCCCCGCGACTTCGCCGCGGCGGAGGCCTCGGGCGACTCGCTCGCCCTCTACCTCGGCATCCTCAACGAGGCTCGCCGCGCGCACCCCGCGCTCGGGCAGCTCCGCAACATCCACTTCCACCGCACCGACGACGAGGCCGTGATCGCGTACTCGAAGCACCTCGATGCCGAGTTCACCGGCACGGGCGAGGCCGACACCGTCATCGTCATCGCCAACGTCGATCCGCACTCGGTGCGCGAGACGACGGTGCACCTCGATCTCGACGAGCTCGGCATCGAGCCCGGTGCCCGGTTCACGGTGCACGACCTCGTCACGGGCCACTCGTGGGAGTGGGGCGCCTCGAACTACGTGCGCCTCGACGCCTTCACGCACCCCGCACACGTGCTGCACGTGTCACAGAGGAAGGTCGCCACCCATGACTGA
- the glgX gene encoding glycogen debranching protein GlgX — MTASDPLRDLGVRMTSHGGELRVWSHAATSMELAIFDDRDPSWAVRTVTMTRDAHDVWTGRSRSLVPGRSYAIRVGGPEGPNHAFDPKRLLLDPYARGLVRVDGPGSGWRSTFVDDAFDWGGVQKPRVPLDHAVIYEAHVRGFSKRNPAIPAELRGSYAGLAHESSIAYLKSLGVTTVELLPVQAFVSEQRLVKQGLTNYWGYNTLGFFAPHAAYASRAAQAQGSDAVLREFKGMVRLLHEAGLEVILDVVYNHTAEEGPEGPVYSFRGIDNASYYRQDAHGHYVDTTGCGNAVYFGKDAPIRLVLDSMRYWAEEVQIDGFRLDLAATLGRGEHGDFERDHPLLRGMLDDPILSTTKIIAEPWDVGYGGWQTGNFARGFVEWNDRYRDRMRDFWLGDIRRERETGSAGSGIGRFATRLAGSSNTFSLERGPLAGLNFITAHDGFTMADLVAYDTKHNLGNGEDNRDGTSNNNSFNHGVEGDTTDETILATRRKAIRNLLGTLLLSAGVPMLTAGDEYGRSQRGNNNAYCHDSELTWLDWEREEWQQDLEDVTRTILRLRHENPALRPVRFGRFGEETPSASRMEWFNAEGVTMSEEDWNSPAERTLQYVAASTPEVEQANRVLLVVHAHEEAGEITLATAAGATAYTKLWDSADERPGRAETAHSPGDVVSIEPTSMQLYRAD; from the coding sequence ATGACTGCGAGCGACCCCCTGCGCGATCTCGGCGTGCGCATGACGTCACACGGCGGCGAACTGCGCGTCTGGTCGCATGCCGCGACCTCGATGGAACTCGCGATCTTCGACGACCGTGACCCGTCGTGGGCCGTGCGCACCGTCACCATGACGCGCGACGCCCACGACGTGTGGACGGGCCGCTCACGGAGCCTCGTTCCCGGTCGCAGCTACGCCATCCGCGTCGGCGGACCCGAGGGCCCGAACCACGCGTTCGACCCGAAGCGGCTGCTGCTCGACCCCTACGCCCGCGGGCTCGTCCGCGTCGACGGCCCGGGAAGCGGCTGGCGGTCGACGTTCGTCGACGACGCGTTCGACTGGGGCGGTGTGCAGAAGCCCCGTGTTCCACTCGACCACGCGGTCATCTACGAGGCGCACGTGCGCGGCTTCAGCAAGCGGAACCCCGCCATCCCCGCCGAACTGCGCGGCAGCTACGCGGGTCTCGCGCACGAGTCGTCGATCGCCTATCTGAAGAGCCTCGGCGTCACGACCGTCGAGCTGCTGCCCGTGCAGGCGTTCGTCTCGGAGCAGCGACTCGTCAAGCAGGGCCTCACGAACTACTGGGGCTACAACACGCTCGGCTTCTTCGCACCGCACGCGGCGTACGCGAGCCGCGCCGCGCAGGCGCAGGGCTCCGACGCGGTGCTCCGCGAGTTCAAGGGCATGGTGCGCTTGCTCCACGAGGCGGGCCTCGAGGTCATCCTCGACGTCGTCTACAACCACACGGCCGAAGAGGGCCCCGAGGGCCCCGTCTACAGCTTCCGCGGCATCGACAACGCGAGCTACTACCGACAGGACGCGCACGGCCACTACGTCGACACGACCGGCTGCGGCAACGCGGTGTACTTCGGGAAGGACGCCCCCATCCGGCTCGTGCTCGACTCGATGCGGTACTGGGCCGAGGAAGTGCAGATCGACGGCTTCCGGCTCGACCTCGCGGCGACTCTCGGCCGTGGCGAGCACGGTGACTTCGAGCGCGACCACCCACTGCTGCGCGGCATGCTCGACGACCCGATCCTCTCGACGACGAAGATCATCGCCGAACCCTGGGACGTCGGCTACGGCGGTTGGCAGACCGGCAACTTCGCTCGCGGATTCGTCGAGTGGAACGACCGCTACCGCGACCGCATGCGCGACTTCTGGCTCGGCGACATCCGCCGCGAACGCGAGACCGGCTCGGCGGGCAGCGGGATCGGCCGTTTCGCGACACGCCTCGCCGGATCATCGAACACCTTCTCGCTCGAGCGCGGCCCGCTCGCCGGCCTCAACTTCATCACCGCGCACGACGGCTTCACCATGGCCGACCTCGTCGCCTACGACACGAAGCACAACCTCGGCAATGGCGAGGACAACCGCGACGGCACGAGCAACAACAACTCGTTCAACCACGGCGTCGAGGGCGACACGACCGACGAGACGATCCTCGCGACGCGTCGGAAGGCCATCCGCAACCTCCTCGGCACGCTCCTGCTCTCGGCGGGTGTGCCGATGCTCACAGCGGGCGACGAGTACGGCCGCTCGCAACGCGGCAACAACAACGCCTACTGCCACGACTCCGAGCTGACCTGGCTCGACTGGGAGCGCGAGGAGTGGCAGCAGGACCTCGAAGACGTCACGCGGACGATCCTCCGCCTCCGCCACGAGAACCCCGCGCTCCGGCCCGTGCGCTTCGGGCGGTTCGGCGAAGAGACGCCGAGCGCATCGCGCATGGAGTGGTTCAACGCCGAGGGCGTGACGATGTCGGAAGAGGACTGGAACTCCCCCGCTGAGCGCACGCTGCAGTACGTCGCAGCGTCCACGCCCGAGGTCGAGCAGGCCAACCGCGTGCTCCTCGTCGTGCACGCCCACGAGGAGGCCGGCGAGATCACGCTCGCGACCGCCGCGGGCGCCACCGCGTACACGAAGCTCTGGGACTCGGCCGACGAGCGCCCCGGCCGCGCCGAGACCGCGCACTCCCCCGGCGACGTCGTCTCGATCGAGCCCACGTCGATGCAGCTCTACCGCGCCGACTGA
- the ybaK gene encoding Cys-tRNA(Pro) deacylase has protein sequence MAKKTDAAGGTPATLALTRAGVEFTAHPYEHDPRAASFGLEAAEKLGLDPERVFKTLLATVDGDLVVGVVPVTALLDLKALAAAVGGKRAEMADPRVAERKTGYVVGGISPLGQKTSLTTVVDESAILHETMFVSGGRRGFDIELAPDDLVRVTGASYAAIAR, from the coding sequence ATGGCCAAGAAGACGGATGCCGCGGGCGGAACCCCTGCGACCCTCGCACTCACTCGCGCGGGAGTCGAGTTCACCGCGCACCCCTACGAGCACGATCCGCGCGCCGCGAGCTTCGGGCTCGAGGCCGCCGAGAAGCTCGGCCTCGACCCCGAGCGCGTGTTCAAGACGCTGCTCGCGACCGTCGACGGCGATCTCGTCGTCGGCGTGGTGCCCGTGACGGCGCTCCTCGACCTCAAGGCCCTCGCCGCCGCCGTCGGAGGCAAGCGCGCCGAGATGGCCGACCCGCGCGTCGCCGAACGGAAGACCGGCTACGTCGTGGGCGGCATCAGCCCGCTCGGGCAGAAGACGTCGCTCACGACCGTCGTCGACGAGAGCGCCATCCTCCACGAGACGATGTTCGTCTCGGGCGGCCGGCGCGGATTCGACATCGAACTCGCCCCCGACGATCTCGTTCGAGTGACGGGGGCGAGTTACGCGGCGATCGCTCGCTGA
- the glgB gene encoding 1,4-alpha-glucan branching protein GlgB: protein MTDAPVFPTLDPSIVEAVGNGVHHDPHSVLGSHRVAQATGEPATVIRARRPLAREVDAVLDSGDRIPLAHIGWGVWEGGRVGDVGDYLLDARYDDGSDWTSDDPYRFAPSIGELDLHLIGEGRHEELWRVLGAHRRSHAGASASVDGTSFTVWAPFVSAVRVIGDFNRWDGAGHAMRTMGGSGVWEIFVPGLEAGSNYKFEILGASGEWVRKSDPMARYTEVSPATASVIGETDYVWGDDAWMDRRRSTDPHQGPMSIYELHLGSWRPGLGYREAADPLIDYVRALGYTHVEFLPLAEHPFGGSWGYQVTGYFAPTSRFGHPDDLRYLIDRLHEAGIGVIMDWVPGHFPKDEWALARFTGEPLYEHPDPRRGEQKDWGTLVFDFGNPRVRNFLVANALYWLEEFHVDGLRVDAVASMLYLDYSRAEGEWLPNIHGGRENLEAIAFLQEVTATAYKRNPGTVMIAEESTSWGGVTAPTSAGGLGFGIKWNMGWMHDTLQYIEKDPMYRSHHHGDITFSFLYAFSENFLLPISHDEVVHGKGSLLAKMPGDHWQKRANLRAYLAFMWAHPGKQLLFMGQEFGQLSEWSEERGLDWWMLDQPSHQAIFDLVARLNAIYRDEPALWALDNDSAGFEWVDGGAAAQNVIAFLRYDRERRPLLCVMNFSGTPVHDFRLGLPHAGRWREVLNTDAVEYGGSGVGNLGGVEALDVPWGGRSASVSLTLPPLGGLWLVPE from the coding sequence ATGACTGACGCACCCGTCTTCCCCACCCTCGACCCGAGCATCGTCGAGGCCGTCGGCAACGGCGTGCACCACGATCCGCACTCCGTCCTCGGCAGCCACCGCGTCGCTCAGGCGACGGGTGAGCCCGCGACCGTCATCCGTGCCCGTCGCCCCCTCGCGCGCGAGGTCGACGCCGTCCTCGACAGCGGCGACCGCATCCCCCTCGCCCACATCGGCTGGGGCGTGTGGGAGGGCGGCCGCGTCGGCGACGTCGGCGACTACCTCCTCGATGCGCGCTACGACGACGGCAGCGACTGGACGAGCGACGACCCCTACCGCTTCGCTCCGTCGATCGGCGAGCTCGACCTGCACCTCATCGGCGAGGGTCGGCACGAGGAGCTGTGGCGCGTCCTCGGCGCCCACCGCCGCTCCCACGCGGGCGCATCGGCCTCCGTCGACGGCACGTCGTTCACGGTCTGGGCCCCCTTCGTGTCGGCTGTCCGCGTCATCGGAGACTTCAACCGCTGGGATGGCGCGGGCCACGCCATGCGCACGATGGGCGGCAGCGGCGTCTGGGAGATCTTCGTGCCGGGCCTCGAGGCGGGCTCGAACTACAAGTTCGAGATCCTGGGCGCCTCGGGCGAGTGGGTGCGGAAGTCCGACCCCATGGCGCGCTACACCGAGGTCTCCCCCGCGACGGCCTCCGTCATCGGCGAGACCGACTACGTGTGGGGCGACGACGCGTGGATGGACCGCCGGCGTTCGACCGACCCGCACCAGGGCCCCATGAGCATCTACGAGCTGCACCTCGGCTCCTGGCGCCCGGGCCTCGGCTACCGCGAGGCAGCCGACCCGCTCATCGACTACGTGCGCGCCCTCGGCTACACGCACGTCGAGTTCCTCCCCCTCGCCGAGCACCCGTTCGGCGGTTCGTGGGGCTACCAGGTGACGGGCTACTTCGCGCCGACCTCGCGCTTCGGGCACCCCGACGACCTCCGCTACCTCATCGACCGGCTGCACGAGGCCGGCATCGGCGTCATCATGGACTGGGTTCCCGGCCACTTCCCCAAGGACGAGTGGGCGCTCGCGCGATTCACCGGTGAGCCGCTCTACGAGCACCCCGACCCGCGCCGCGGCGAGCAGAAGGACTGGGGCACCCTCGTCTTCGACTTCGGGAACCCGCGCGTGCGCAACTTCCTCGTCGCCAACGCCCTCTACTGGCTCGAGGAGTTCCACGTCGACGGACTCCGTGTCGACGCCGTCGCATCGATGCTCTACCTCGACTACTCGCGCGCCGAGGGCGAGTGGCTGCCGAACATCCACGGCGGGCGCGAGAACCTCGAGGCGATCGCGTTCCTGCAGGAGGTGACGGCGACCGCGTACAAGCGGAACCCCGGCACCGTCATGATCGCCGAGGAGTCGACGAGCTGGGGCGGCGTGACCGCACCGACGTCGGCCGGCGGACTCGGCTTCGGCATCAAGTGGAACATGGGCTGGATGCACGACACCCTGCAGTACATCGAGAAGGACCCGATGTACCGTTCGCACCACCACGGCGACATCACGTTCTCGTTCCTCTACGCGTTCAGCGAGAACTTCCTGCTGCCGATCAGCCACGACGAGGTCGTGCACGGCAAGGGCTCGCTCCTCGCGAAGATGCCGGGCGACCACTGGCAGAAGCGCGCGAACCTGCGCGCCTACCTCGCGTTCATGTGGGCGCATCCCGGCAAGCAGCTGCTCTTCATGGGGCAGGAGTTCGGTCAGCTCTCCGAGTGGAGCGAGGAGCGCGGTCTCGACTGGTGGATGCTCGACCAGCCGAGTCACCAGGCGATCTTCGACCTCGTGGCGCGACTCAACGCCATCTACCGCGACGAGCCCGCGCTCTGGGCGCTCGACAACGACTCGGCCGGTTTCGAGTGGGTCGACGGAGGGGCGGCGGCCCAGAACGTCATCGCGTTCCTCCGCTACGACCGCGAACGCCGCCCGCTGCTGTGCGTCATGAACTTCTCGGGTACGCCCGTGCACGACTTCCGCCTCGGGCTCCCGCACGCCGGGCGCTGGCGCGAGGTGCTCAACACCGACGCCGTCGAGTACGGCGGTTCGGGGGTCGGGAACCTCGGCGGGGTCGAAGCACTCGACGTGCCGTGGGGCGGTCGGAGTGCGTCGGTGTCACTCACGCTGCCGCCGCTCGGCGGACTCTGGCTCGTCCCCGAGTGA